Genomic segment of Polycladomyces abyssicola:
GACGTACGCATGTTGGAAACGGAAGAGATGCTGGAGATCATTCACCGGAGAGAAGGTCCCATCATTCTGACTGGGGATATGAATGCAGAGCCAGGGTCCCCGGAGATGAAACGATTGAGCGGGGAGATGACGGATGCCTTTTCGGTGAGGGGAGAAGGCAATGGTTGGACGTATCCCGTACCCGAGCCGGTAAAGCGGATTGATGATGTGTTTGTGTCGCCTGATGTGCGGGTGGAAACCTGTGAGGTATTGCCGGTGGAGGGTTCGGATCATTATCCCGTGTCGGCCCGTCTGTTCGTCGAAAAAAAGTGAACGAGGGGGAAAGGGAGTGGGCATTCGGCGTTCCGTGGCATTGTGGATGATCGGGAGTTTGGTGTTGTCGTTGTTTTCGTTCCCTGTGTTTGCGGCACAATCAGATCGGACATCGGACCCCGTATCGTTGTTGAAACAAATGAGCCTGGAAGAAAAAGTGGGCCAGATGATGATGGTGGGGTTTTACGGAAGTGAGCCCAATGCGGACATCACACGGCTGATTCGGGAAGCCCATGCGGGCGGCGTGATTTTGTTCGCCTACAGCCAAAACGTGGTTAACCCAGTGCAAACGGCCCACTTGACCAATGGCTTGCAGTCGTTGGCGCAGGAAACGCGCCTGGGCGTGCCTCTTCTGATCTCCACCGACCAGGAGGGCGGCGTTGTGGCTAGATTGACGACCGGCGCCACTGAATGGGCCGGCAATATGGCACTGGGTGCGACGCGGAAAGCGGCTTATGCCTACCAAGCGGCCAAAATGACCGGAGAAGAACTGCGTGCCGTCGGAATCAACATGAACCTGGCCCCTGATTTGGACGTCAATGTCAACCCGGCCAACCCCGTCATCGGGGTGCGCTCCTACGGGGAGAACCCCCAACTGGTGGCCGATATGGGTGCGGCGGCGATTCACGGATATCAGGAGAACGTGATCGCGACCGGGAAACACTTTCCCGGCCACGGGGACACCAATGTCGATTCCCATTTGGGATTACCGGTGATCAACAAGAGCCGGGAAGAATTGGAGAAAGTGGAGCTGGTACCGTTCAAACGGGCGATTGCCGAAGGAATCGATGCCATCATGACGGCGCACATCCACGTCCCAGCATTGGATAACACGCCCGATCTGCCCGCTACTTTGTCCCGTCCCATCCTGACCGGCTTGTTGCGACAGGAGCTGGGCTATCGAGGGCTCATCATCACCGATTCGATGACGATGGCGGGTGTCGCCAACTATTTCGGCGGGGTGCCCAAAGCGGCGGTGAAAGCGGTACAGGCCGGAGCGGACATCATCTTGCTCACGCCGGCGTTGAAGACGGACGAGCAGATCGAGGTGTACCAAGCGGTACTGGAGGCCGCCAGAAAAGGGGAGATTCCCGTAGAGCAAATCGATCAATCGGTATTGCGCATCCTGAAGGTCAAAGCGAAATACGGATTGTTTGAACATCGTTTCGTCGATCCGGCTGATATCCCTGATCATGTCGCAACGGAGCAACACCAGCGAACCTCGATGAAAATTGCCCGGTCTTCGATCACGCTGGTCAAAAACGAAAACAATCTATTGCCGCTTCACTTAAAACCGGATCAGAAACTGGGGATCATCAGCCAGTTTTCCCTGATCGACCGTGTTCGTTCGTATCACGCTGCGACGACGGAAATCTACCACAGCCAAGTCAATCCTTCCGATGCGGATATCCAGGCAGCGGTGGAAATGGCCAAAACGCAGGATGTACTGCTGGTCGGGACCTACAATGCGACTGCGAACCCGCAACAGGTGAAATTGGTGAAAGCGCTCCAGCAATTACACAAGCCAATGGTCGTAATCGCCTTCCGCAATCCGTACGACATCGAGGCGTTCCCGGATGTGCCCGCCTATCTCACCGCATACGGATTCCGCTCCGTTTCGCTCCAGGCGGCGGTGGAAACGGTGTTCGGGGATAACCAACCGAAAGGGCGGTTGCCTATCACCATTCCGGGTTTGTACCCCTATGGCCACGGATTGCGTTACGATTGGAACGATACGGATGCGACATCCGACCAACTCTCTACAAGCCAGATGGATGCCAACGGATCGAAGGAAGACCGACTGCAAGAGCTGGACAGCTCAAAATAAATGGAACAGGCCGACCATGCTAGTGGTCGGCCTTTGTTTGCGCACTCGGCTCTCGAAGGATATGAAGCGTAGGCGAGAGGTAAGACACGCTTTTTGCAGTGAAAGTGTGTAGACGCCCCCTATTCTGCACCGATCCCCGTCTGGGATCGCACATACAGTTCGGTAAACTTCCGCTCCGCTTCCGGTTCGCGGGATAAGAGTGTGCCCAATATAGCGCCAAGCATGCCTAGCGGAACGGAGAGGATCGCCGGATTTTTCAGCGGGAACAAGGCTTGATCGGGTTCCATCAGGTTGGGACTGACCAATACGAGCAGGATGGAACTGATCAACCCGGTGAGGATCCCGGAGACGGCTCCCGCAGTATTGAAACGTTTCCAAAAAAGGCTGAACACGATGACGGGCAGGTTGGCACTGGCGGCCACGGCAAATGCCAACGCCACTAAAAAGGCGACGTTTTGTTCTTTGGCGAGCAGTGCCAAGATGATCGATACCACCCCCACGATGATGGAAGCCCATTTCGCGACGCGTATTTGCTCCCGTTCCGTCACTTGCCCACCGCGCAACACATTGGAGTAGAAATCGTGGGCAAACGCTCCGGCGGCCGAGATCACCAACCCGGCTACGACAGCCAGAATGGTAGCAAAAGCCACGGCGGAGATGAACGCGAGGAAGAAGTTACCGCCGAGCGCATCCGCCAGCAGAGGAGCAGCCATGTTTCCGGCCTTGTCTGCGGCCTTGATCTTTTCCTGGCCGACCAGCAGTGCCGCACCGAATCCGAGGAAGGTTGTCATGATATAGAAAGAACCAATGATGACCATCGCCCATGCGACGGAAGTACGGGCTTCTTTGGCGTTGGGAACAGTATAGAAGCGGATCAGAATGTGGGGCAGTCCCGCTGTTCCGGCGAGCAGGGCCAATCCGAGCGAAATGTTATCCAGCGGGTTTTTGTACAGTTTGCCTGGCTCCAAAAACGATTGCCCGTATTGGGCCGATACTTGATTGAACATCTCCACGATGCTGAAGCCGAAATGGCTGAGCACCAGCAGGCTGAGCAAAATGGTTCCGGTCATGAGGAGCACAGCTTTGACGATCTGCACCCAGGTCGTGGCCAGCATCCCGCCGAATGCGACGTACAGGATCATCAACACGCCGATGAGGATGATGGCGACCTCGTATTGCAGCCCCAGCAACAGTTTGATAATCCCACCCGCACCGACCAATTGGGCGATCATATAAAAGGTGGAAATGGAGATTGTTGAAAGTGCCGCTGCGGATCGAACCGGTTTTGCTTTCAACCGGTACGCCAGCATGTCCGCCAAGGTGTAGCGCCCGGTGTTACGCAACGGTTCGGCCACGACGATCAGCACGACGAGATAAGCCACGAGCCAACCGACCGAGTACAGAAATCCATCAAATCCGTTCAAAGCGATCAACCCGGCAATCCCCAAAAACGAGGCGGCACTCATATAGTCACCGGAGATCGCGATACCGTTTTGCCAACCGGAGATGGAGCGGCCGGCCGCGTAAAAGTCGGTGGTGGTTTGCGTTCGTTTCGAAGCCCAATACGTGATGCCCAGCGTCAACAGCACAATCACGGCGAATAAGGTGAACGCCACGGTATTCATGAGGCTTTCTCCTTCCGTTTGCAGATGATTTCCTCGATCAGGCGATCCATGCGGTTGGCGTGACGAATATAGAGAAACGCCAACACCCATGCCATGAAAAACTGTGACAGGGCAAACAGATAAGCACCGTTCATCGAGCCGAAAACCGGCGTGTTGAGAAAGCGGAAATAACCGGTCAGTACGGGAAGGGCGAAATAGTAGAGAGAGAAAAATGCGACGGACCATATCATAAAGCGTCTTTTACGTTTCATCAACGTGCGAAACTCGGGTGAACGGGCGATTTGTTCCCAATCGGTGTTGTGTGATCCGGTTTTCATACGGGACCCTCCTTTAGTAAGAAGCTCTTATTCATAAATATTCCGCGTAGTTACTATATATCAAATATTCTTGAAATAAATCAAGGAGAAAAACTCGTAAACACATGAAGAAAACCGTCTCTTGACGAGCGAGAAATTGAACAAAGATAATGAGCAGAAAACATTTGCATACAACTTCCTTTTGAGCGAAGTGTACTTTGCCCATTTCCCGCGCCCTCCGACCGGCCTTGGTTTGCTTCTTTGAGGGCGCAGGTGGAGCAAATCCGGACAATGATGCACTGGATATTGATTAGATACACCCTGAACAAAGAACTGTCTTTTTGGTTATTGCAAGTGTGACAGATCAGTGCCTTGTTCTCGTACGGTCACATCCATCGTGCGACAACCAACCACAAGATTCGTACTGAGAAAAAGATGAGGACGGCTCCCAACAACCGATCGGACCAATGACGATACCGATGATACACCTTGCGGAAGCGGGGAGAGGAGATAATTACAGCAAGCAAGATAAACCATCCGCCTACCGCTACAATGTTTTCCAATCCGTATATCCAGTAGTACCATTGTGGATCTCCCGGCTGTAAAAACTGAGAGAATATCCCCAAAAAATAGAGTGCCGCTTTTGGGTTGAGTGCATTGCATAAAAAGCCGTCCCGAAATCCTTGCCACCCGCTTTTGGATTCGGTATCTTCTCCGTTTCCCTTTGCTGTTTCCGTTTCCGTTTCAGTGGCGGGGCGGGAACGGATCGCCTGCGTTCCCAACCATGCCAGGTAAATCGCCCCTGCCAATTGAATCACGGTGAAAACGGCGAGCGATTGCTTCAAGATCAGTGCATATCCACCGACGGTGTAAGCGATATGTATGGTCAGAGCCGCAGCGATGCCGAATGCTGTGGCAATCCCGATTCGAGTACCGTAGCTCAAACTGTTGCGCGTTACGACGGCGAAGTCCGGTCCGGGTGAAATTGCGCCCAGCAAACCGATGAGAAAGACTTGAAGAAACATCTCTCACACTCCCATCATTTATCGCGGTCAATTTATATTATAAAGCGCGAGTGGGCTTTCTTTTTTTTGAATCATGGCAGGAAATTCGGATAATTATGCAGAAGATTATTAATGTAAAATAATTGTCATAATTCGTTGTTTTGTGACGTTGTGTCCCCAATTGAGAAAGGGGTCACGAATGGAAACGTGGTTTCGCACATAGGTTGGTAGCAAGGCGGTTTCTTCCAAGGGCTACTTATTTTATGCTTTGTTACAAGTTTCACAAAAGGAGAGGAGGCGAAACATGCTGCACATCGTCTGTTGTGTGAAGCAAGTACCGGACAGCAGGGAGATCCGGATCGATCCCAAGACCAACACACTGATCCGGCAGGGCGTTCCGGCTATCGCCAATTTTTACGACATGCACGGGCTGGAAGAGGCACTGCGAATCAAGGACCAATATGGAGCCCGCATCACCGTAGTCTGTATGGGGCCACCGCCGGCGGAGAAAACACTGAAACAATGCATTTCCCTCGGAGCCGACGAGGCTGTGTTGGTGACGGACCGCCGGTTTGCCGGGGCGGATACGCTGGCCACCTCCTACGTATTGGCCAAAGCGATTCAAAAGATCGGAGAAGAGTGGGGTCCCGTCGATCTGGTGTTTTGCGGAAAACAAACGTTGGATGGCGACACCGGGCAAGTGGGACCGGGAATTGCCTGCCGTCTCGATTTGGAGCAGTTGACGTACGTGGAAAAAGTAGTGGGCATCGATCTGGAGAAACGAACCATCACGGTTCACCGTCACCTGGAAGACGGTGTGGAAGTGGTGGAAACCCGTTTACCGGCGCTGTTGACGGCGCTCAAAGAGTTGAACAAGGTGCGCAGGGCGAGCATGCCGGGTATGCTCAGAGCAGCACGGTTCAAGCCGGTGATCTGGACGGTGGATGATTTTCCGGACATGGACAAAAAGCAAATCGGGTTGAAAGGCTCCCCGACGATCGTTGCCAAGACATGGGTGCCGGAACAAAAGCCCGTCAACGGGGAAGTCGTAAAAGATCAATCACCGCAGGAAGCGGCCGCATTCCTGGCTGATCGGCTGTGGTCGACGGATTTGCCCGATAAATTGGGATGGAACCAGCAGTCGGAGGAGGTGTCGGCATGACGGTAAAGAAAAAAGCGGCGCAACCGAACGACATGCCGGACTGGTCCGAATACCGTGGGGTCTTGGTGGTTGTGGAGCAGCGGGACGGCGTAGCCAAAAGCGTGTCGTGGCAACTGTTGGGCATCGGCCGGAAGCTGGCGGAGAAGCTGGAGGTGGAAACCATCGCACTGGTGATGGGCCACGGGGTGGGCCATCTGGCAGAAGAGGCGATCCAACGGGGAGCCGACAAGGTTTACATCTGTGACGATCCTGTGCTGTCCGTCTACCGAACCCGCCCTTACAGCCGCGTCTGCCTGCAATTGATCCGGGACATCAAGCCGGAGATTGTGCTGATGGGTGCCACCTACACCGGCCGCGACCTGGCCGGAGCGATCGCCACCCATTTACCGACGGGACTAACGGCGGACACCACCCAGCTGGACGTGGAACCCCATCCCAGCCGGTTGTTGCTGGCCAGCCGCCCCGCTTTCTCGGAGAAGATGGTGGCCACCATTTTGTGCAAGCAGTACCGACCGCAGATGGCGACTGCACGGGCGGGCGTGTTTGAGGCCCTGCCGCGCGATCCGTCCCGCAAGGGAGAAATCATTCCGATTACCTGCGAGATGAAGGAGGAGGAGATCGCGGCACGGGTGCTGGACTTCATCCAGGATGAAAAGCGGGTCAATCTGGAAGACGCCGACGTGATCGTCGCGGGCGGCCGCGGATTGGGCGGTCCTGGACCGTTCCGCTTGCTGAAGGAACTGGCCGACGCATTGGGCGGCGTGGTGGGTGCATCCAGGGCAGCTGTGGATGCCGGCTGGATCGGTCATGAGCATCAGGTGGGTCAGACCGGACACACGGTGCGGCCCAAATTGTACATCGCCGTAGGCATTTCTGGTGCGGTACAACACTTGGTGGGAATGCAGAATGCCGACGTGATCGTGGCCATCAACAAGGATCCGGACGCACCCATTTTTAAGGTAGCCCACTTCGGGGTCGTGGGGGATCTGTTTCAGATCGTCCCCGCTTTGACAGAGGAAGTGAAAAAACGGAGAGGACTTCCTTTTTTGAAAACGGAAAATAATGACCCGGTCGCGGCGCGTTAACATGAGGAGGGAGAGAGTAATGGCCAACGAAAAATTTGACGCTATCGTCGTGGGCGCGGGTCCGGCGGGAAGTGCGGCGGCTTACACCATGGCCAAAGCGGGATTATCCGTGGTTCTGCTTGAACGGGGGGAATTCCCGGGAGCGAAAAACTTGTTCGGCGGGGTGCTTTACCGCAAACAACTGGAGGACGTGTTGCCCGATCAGTGGCACAAAGCGCCAGTGGAGCGTCATATCGTCGAACAGCGGATCTGGCTGATGGGAAAGGACTCGGCGGTTACGTTCAGCCACCGAAACGAAGCCTACAAGGAACCTTACAACTGCTGGACTGCCCTTCGTGTGAAGTTTGACCAGTGGTTCGCCTCTCAGGCGGAAGCGGCAGGGGCCCTGCCCATTTACGAGACGGTGGCCACAGAGCTGATCACCGAGGGAGATCGCGTGGTCGGGGTGCGTACCGACCGGGAGGACGGAGATCTCTACGCGGACGTGGTGGTGATCGCCGATGGCGTCAATTCGCTGCTGGGTAAACAGTTGGGCATCCACAAAGAATGGCAACCGGACGAAGTCTCATTGGCGGTGAAAGAGATCATCGCCTTGCCCAAAGAGAAGATCCAGGATCGCTTTAATTTGGAAGGTGATGAAGGCGTCACCATCGAGTTCATGGGCGAAACGTCGCTGGGGATGGCCGGGATGGGCTTCCTGTACACCAACAAGGATACGCTGTCGCTCGGAATCGGTGTGATGGTGAACCATCTCAAAAAGAAGAAGATCAAGCCGTACGAACTGCTGGACCATGTGAAAAAGCATCCCATGATCCGACGGCTGGTCGAAGGTGGGGAAACCAAGGAGTATTCGGGACATCTGATCCCCGAGGGCGGATGGAATTCCGTTCCGCCGCTCAGCGGAAACGGTTGGTGCATCACCGGAGATGCTGCCCAGCTCGTTAACTTTGTACATCGGGAAGGGTCCAACTTGGCCATGACATCTGGCCGTATGGCGGGAGAAGCGGTGATCGAGGCCAAAAAAAGAGGCGACTTTTCGCGGGAGACACTTCGTCTGTACGATCAGAAGGTGGCCGAGTCTTTTATCCGCAAAGATTTGGTCAAATACAAAGGCATGCATCAGATATTGAAGGAAGAGGACCCCGAGTTGTTGTTCACCCGCCTGCCGCAGGCGGTGAACCGGGCGGCGTACGAAATGTTTCTCGTCGACGGCGTTCCCAAAGGCGAAAAGCAGAAAAAAGCCATACAATATCTTAAACAGGCAGCCGGGGGAACCTGGAATCTGCTCAAAGTGGGCATGAAGGGATGGAGGGCGATGAACGGATGAGCAGCAGCATTGCGGAGAAGTTGTTTACCATCCGGTACAAAGTGGATGACCAGTCCCATTTGATCATCAAGGATCAGCAGGTTTGTCTGACATGTGAGACAAAGGAATGCACCCATTTTTGTCCGGCGGACGTCTATGACTGGACGGGAGAGATAACCACCGTCGCGTTTGAGAATTGCATCGAGTGCGGCACGTGCCGTATCGGGTGCCCCTACTATAATATCCATTGGGTGTATCCAAAAGGCGGGTACGGTATTACGTACAAATATGGTTGAGATCACATCAGCTGATCCGGTTTCCGTCAGGAAGCCGGTTTTATTATTGATAAAGCGCTTTCATCCCCGATTGAAATAGGGAGATGAAAGCGCTGCAGCAAATGGTCGGAATGCCAAAGCAATAGCATGAGCGGGCTTTTATAAAGATCGTGCATGTTGCTTGGCGGATGCTCTTCCAGTGTTCCAGTGATGTCCTTGGTAGCCTGGCTGTTGGCCACCTACGTTCATTCTATTTTTCTGATCCACAAGTATCATTTTATCTGGGTCATGCCGGTGCTGTTTGTAGAATTCCACCGCTACCTTGATGTAATCCGAGAAATCCGGACATACCACGCCGGATCCCTCCAGATCATTTAAGGCATGTGTGCAGTCATATTCTGCTTTTAAGTTTAGATAATCAATGGTCTCTTTTTCCACCATGACCCATCTGCGAAACGCGGGTATGGAAAGCAATCCGTTCACAAGTGCCAAGGGAAGCGTGAATGATGGTTTTTTACCAATCAATACTTCGCATATCATCCGATACGCGTCCTTCGCGCGGTACGGGCGTGGGTCGGTCAAATGATATACTTTGTCTTCGCCCTTTGGATAATGTGCCAAATAACAAGTCGCATCGACAACATAATCTACGGGGACCAGATTGATCAGAGCTGTACCCTTCCCGATATAAGGGATCGGCCATTTGGCGAACTTGTCCAAAAACCGCATGATGAAGTAGGGTCCATCGAATTTGACGGTTTCACCAGTTTTGGAATCCCCCATCACAATGCCTGGCCGAATGATTGTGGTAGGAACTTTATTTCGGATTTTTTGCACCAGCACCTCTGCCTCAAATTTCGTTGACTCATAGAAGTTTTTGAAGGATTGTCCGCAATCCAATTCCGTTTCCAAAATTCTTCCGGATCGGGTCCCCGAAACGTATGCGGTACTAAAATATACGTATCGCTGTAGTTTGGCTAATTGTAACACCCATTGGTTCACATTGTCTGTTCCAACGACATTCACCTGATAAGCGACATCTTTTGGAACAGCCAAGTCGTAAATCGCGGCGAGGTGAAATACATGAGTAACGTTGCCCCGGAGTCTCTGCAACGTAGATTCATTCATCCCCAGATTTTTCAATGTGATATCACCAGGGACGACAGTAAATTTGCCTACCGCTCCGAAATTGTTTTCTAAGAGGTGGATTTCTGTTTTCGCCTTGTTCAATTGACTGGGATGTACTAACAACTCAAATCGGGAACCTGGGTATTGACAAAGCAATTTCCTGATCATTTTCGTTGCGATAAAACCCGGGAATCCTGTGATGAAATACGTTTTTTGATTCAACAATTTTCCCTCCCAAAGATTTTCTTGAGCGGATACGGTGCTTGATTTTTATATTTAATATGAGTTTTCATTTTTCATACTCTACAAACAATTGTAACAAAATTCCGTCATAATTGCGAGAGGGGGCCCACTCTCTCCTCCAACGCTTGTTTTCATCTTCGCGTTGGGATGGGTAGATGAAAACGCTTCAGTCAGCGCCTGCTTATTTGTGGTCTCAAACGAATGACAATGGTTTTGCTTTACGGAAGATTCGTATTGTATGCTAAAATTGGAGAGGTGCAAGTGTTTCAAATATATCAGTTGCACCTACAACCGACGGCGGAGCCGGCGAGTACGGTTATGATTCCATTCAATTTATGGAAAAAGAGAAAGAATTAGAGAAGTGTCAACCTGTTTCATCGGAGGGATGACAGATGATGGATCCTCATCGGAGGCAAACAACTAAAGAATGGGACTTTGAAGCGGTGATCGGGAAACTGTTCGACGAACTGATCATCACCGATGAACGGGGACGCATTCTCACGGTCAACGGCGACTTTGAGAAAATGTATGGTCAGCCGTCCCATCAATTGGTTGGAAAAACGGTGGCGGAATTGGAAAAACAACGGGTGTTTTATCCGTCCGTCACATTGCGCGTACTGGAAACGAGAGAAAAACAGACTGCTGTGCAACAAACGAAAAGCGGGCGCCGGATGCTGGTCACGGGCCTACCGGTGTTTGACAATAACGGGCAGTTGCGATGGGTGATATGTTTGTCGCGGGATATCACCGAGCCGGTCCGATTGCGTGAATATTTGACTGTCCTGGAAAAAGAGGTCGACCGTTTGCAGGCGGAACTGGAGGTTCTGCGGCGCGACCGTATGACGAATGAACCAATCGTCGCGGCGAGCAAAGCGATGCAACAGGTACTGGCGACGGCGAGAAAAGCAGCCAAAGTGGATGTGAACGTCCTGTTATTGGGCGAGTCCGGTGTCGGCAAAACGGCATTGGCGCGTTGGATTCACCAGCACAGTGCCCGGGCCGAAGGTCCGTTGATTGAGGTGAATTGCGGCGCGATCCCGGAGGCACTGTTAGAATCGGAGTTATTCGGATACGAGGCGGGTGCGTTTACTGGCGCACAACGGAAAGGAAAGCCGGGATTTGCGGAATTGGCGGACGGCGGAACGCTGTTTTTCGATGAGATCGCCGAATTGTCACCCGCCTCCCAAGTGAAGGTGTTGAAACTGATTCAAGAAAAGCGATTTTATCGGGTGGGCGGAACAGAAGCGCGGACTTCCAACTTTCGTCTGATCGCCGCAACCAATCAGGATTTGGAAAAACTCGTCAAAGAGGGGAGATTCCGACAGGATTTGTATTATCGTCTCAACGTAGTTCCGATCGTCATTCCGCCGCTTCGGGAGCGCAAAGAAGATATCGTCGTGTTAATCCGTTCGTTGATGGAGACGATTTGTCGCAAATACGGTGTTCACAAAACGGTGGACCCGCAAGTGGTGGATTGGCTGACACAACTTTCGTGGAAGGGGAATGTTCGGGAACTGGAAAACCTGTTGGAACGTTTGGTGGTGACGACGGAATCCACAGTGATCCGCATGGATGATATGCCGGAGCCTTACAGGCAAACGGGAACGCTCCCCGCTTTGCGATGGGAAAAAGGGCGAACGCTGAATGTCATCCTGAATGAGGTGGAACGAGAAGTCTTACTGTCGGTGGCCAAAAAAGGGCGAACCACAGCACAAATCGCTTCATTGCTGGGCGTCAGTCAACCGACTGTCGTGCGCAAATTGAAAAAACACGGCATTCGTCTGCATGGCTGATTCATTTTTGCATCGTAATTCAAATCCGGATCGACCCAACCGGAGCAGAATGACTGATCAGCAGCAAAATATACGGTCGTCTCATATTGGCACGAAGATTGCTGGTATTCGGAAGTGAAGAATCGCGATTCAAAAGGAGGCGGCCGTAGATGAACGAATCAACCATGACGACCCCATCGGCAAAAGAGTGGTGGGAAAAGGATCGACAACTGATCTGGCACCAGATGGCACGGTATCAGCCCGATGCGCACCCGCTGGTGGTGACGCGGGCTGAAGGTGCGTGGGTGACTGATGTGGAAGGGCGAAAGTATTTGGACGGGATGGCGGGATTGTGGTGTGTCAATGCCGGATACGGCAGGCAAGAGCTGGCGCGGGCAGCATACGAACAATTAATCGAAATGCCGTATTACCCTCTCACACAAAGCCATCTGCCCGCGATCCGGTTGGGCGAGAAGTTGCGGAAGTGGTTGGGTGACGATTATTTGTTTTTCTTTTCCAACAGCGGTTCGGAAGCTAACGAGACTGCTTTCAAAATCGCTCGTCAATACCATCGTCAAAATGGCGAGCCCGACCGTTACAAGTTCCTCTCCCGCTACCGCG
This window contains:
- a CDS encoding sigma-54 interaction domain-containing protein translates to MMDPHRRQTTKEWDFEAVIGKLFDELIITDERGRILTVNGDFEKMYGQPSHQLVGKTVAELEKQRVFYPSVTLRVLETREKQTAVQQTKSGRRMLVTGLPVFDNNGQLRWVICLSRDITEPVRLREYLTVLEKEVDRLQAELEVLRRDRMTNEPIVAASKAMQQVLATARKAAKVDVNVLLLGESGVGKTALARWIHQHSARAEGPLIEVNCGAIPEALLESELFGYEAGAFTGAQRKGKPGFAELADGGTLFFDEIAELSPASQVKVLKLIQEKRFYRVGGTEARTSNFRLIAATNQDLEKLVKEGRFRQDLYYRLNVVPIVIPPLRERKEDIVVLIRSLMETICRKYGVHKTVDPQVVDWLTQLSWKGNVRELENLLERLVVTTESTVIRMDDMPEPYRQTGTLPALRWEKGRTLNVILNEVEREVLLSVAKKGRTTAQIASLLGVSQPTVVRKLKKHGIRLHG
- a CDS encoding SDR family oxidoreductase, producing MNQKTYFITGFPGFIATKMIRKLLCQYPGSRFELLVHPSQLNKAKTEIHLLENNFGAVGKFTVVPGDITLKNLGMNESTLQRLRGNVTHVFHLAAIYDLAVPKDVAYQVNVVGTDNVNQWVLQLAKLQRYVYFSTAYVSGTRSGRILETELDCGQSFKNFYESTKFEAEVLVQKIRNKVPTTIIRPGIVMGDSKTGETVKFDGPYFIMRFLDKFAKWPIPYIGKGTALINLVPVDYVVDATCYLAHYPKGEDKVYHLTDPRPYRAKDAYRMICEVLIGKKPSFTLPLALVNGLLSIPAFRRWVMVEKETIDYLNLKAEYDCTHALNDLEGSGVVCPDFSDYIKVAVEFYKQHRHDPDKMILVDQKNRMNVGGQQPGYQGHHWNTGRASAKQHARSL